The Paenibacillus sp. YPG26 genome includes a window with the following:
- a CDS encoding histidine phosphatase family protein, producing MELTVEWIIVRHGQTKWNAERRYLGHTDLALLPGEEALLRPLASELHGLGFCAVYSSDLRRCPETLQRVRPDLIAGARFDQRLREMNFGEWEGKTYDMLKDNPFYREWIDHPEQVTPPGGESWEHFSSRVSGFCTEVMSEMLNRAEQTHDARDPAFSLYPPRILVLTHGGVVRLLRTLLLPGASFREYQAGTGSMLRIPVQVGRH from the coding sequence GTGGAGCTGACAGTGGAGTGGATCATTGTTCGTCATGGACAGACAAAGTGGAATGCGGAGCGGCGCTACCTTGGACATACAGATCTTGCGCTGCTGCCTGGCGAAGAGGCGCTGCTCCGCCCGCTGGCCTCCGAGCTGCATGGGCTGGGATTCTGCGCTGTGTACAGCAGTGATTTGCGGCGCTGCCCGGAGACTTTACAGCGGGTTAGGCCGGATCTGATAGCTGGGGCGAGGTTCGATCAGAGACTTAGAGAAATGAACTTCGGCGAATGGGAAGGCAAGACCTATGACATGCTGAAGGACAATCCGTTCTATAGGGAATGGATTGATCATCCTGAGCAGGTTACCCCTCCTGGAGGCGAATCCTGGGAACATTTCAGCAGCAGGGTATCGGGGTTCTGCACGGAGGTTATGTCGGAAATGCTGAATCGCGCTGAACAAACTCATGATGCAAGAGATCCCGCCTTTTCCCTCTATCCGCCTCGCATTCTGGTCCTGACCCATGGCGGAGTGGTCCGCCTGTTAAGAACGCTTCTCTTGCCGGGAGCAAGCTTCCGGGAATATCAAGCCGGGACAGGCAGTATGCTAAGGATCCCAGTCCAGGTGGGAAGACACTAG
- a CDS encoding ABC transporter substrate-binding protein — protein sequence MKLNKIWAVWLLALMLAVTAGCGNAEKEGTPASEPAKQEAKAPEQAAPKTTYPLKLKDATGEEITFDKAPAKVVSLAPSETEALFAIGLDKEIVGVSDFDDYPAAAASKPKMGGMKPNVETIVAAQPDVVFVAGLTSADTIKNLRGLNIKVFQFNPKTIDAVIQDIETYGQITDRQAEAKKVTDQMKKELQQVTDAVKSVTNEQKKKVYIEFSPGYTVGKGEFMDEMITISGGVNVAGDLTGWQQINEENIIKANPDVILYAKSVVDENNKTLADIIKARSGWDQITAIKDNRLAGLDDNLLSRPGPRVTQGLIEVAKAIYPDLVK from the coding sequence ATGAAATTGAACAAAATTTGGGCCGTATGGCTGTTAGCGCTTATGCTGGCAGTAACCGCGGGATGTGGGAATGCAGAGAAGGAAGGAACACCAGCCTCCGAACCGGCGAAGCAGGAAGCGAAGGCTCCTGAACAAGCCGCTCCCAAGACAACCTATCCGCTCAAGCTGAAAGATGCTACAGGGGAAGAGATTACTTTTGACAAGGCTCCTGCCAAGGTCGTATCCCTGGCACCATCCGAGACAGAGGCTCTCTTTGCAATCGGTCTGGATAAGGAGATTGTCGGTGTTTCGGACTTTGATGATTATCCGGCAGCAGCTGCATCCAAGCCGAAGATGGGCGGTATGAAGCCGAATGTTGAGACGATCGTTGCGGCACAGCCGGATGTGGTCTTCGTGGCGGGACTTACCAGTGCGGATACCATCAAGAATTTGCGCGGACTGAACATTAAGGTCTTCCAGTTCAATCCGAAGACCATTGATGCCGTGATTCAGGATATTGAGACTTATGGTCAAATTACGGATCGCCAGGCGGAAGCCAAGAAAGTTACAGATCAAATGAAGAAGGAGCTTCAGCAGGTTACAGATGCGGTCAAATCGGTAACGAATGAACAGAAGAAGAAGGTCTACATTGAATTCTCTCCTGGCTACACCGTAGGTAAGGGCGAATTCATGGATGAAATGATCACAATCTCCGGAGGCGTGAACGTGGCTGGCGATTTGACCGGCTGGCAGCAGATTAATGAAGAGAACATCATTAAAGCCAATCCCGATGTCATCCTCTACGCCAAGAGCGTAGTTGATGAGAACAATAAGACGCTTGCAGACATTATCAAAGCCCGCAGCGGATGGGATCAGATCACAGCCATCAAAGATAACCGTCTTGCAGGACTTGATGATAACCTGCTTAGCCGTCCGGGTCCACGGGTTACTCAAGGTCTGATTGAAGTAGCTAAAGCGATCTACCCGGACCTTGTTAAATGA